In one Zalophus californianus isolate mZalCal1 chromosome 10, mZalCal1.pri.v2, whole genome shotgun sequence genomic region, the following are encoded:
- the FLYWCH1 gene encoding FLYWCH-type zinc finger-containing protein 1 isoform X10 — MPLPEPSEQEGESVKAGQEPSPESPEPGTDVVLAAPTKPKEFSKLVLLTASMENVDGVDSQPKGGHCVMSLEMSGPDTLARTPQILPVEDQVGAAQTTPQAPEQTCSKPDTAAPKPLEFLRTPFGGRLLVLECFLYKQEKAVGDKVYWKCREHCELGCRGRAITRGPRATVMRGHCHPPDEEGLEARRRRQKLPGPALPEGLGVPEGPRGRVEEPLEGVGPWLCPEEPEPTPGLVLSKPATEEDEGLRALSLLSLPPKKRPTLGIGEPRPLEFLRTCYGGSFLVHQSFLYKREKAVGDKVYWTCRDHALHSCRSRAITQGQRVTVMRGHCHPPDVEGLEARRQQEKAVETLQARPGGPGGQVDKLLQGVDSLLYRRGPGTLTLTRARPRKRTKVLPAQPQAPQGSPTEDPDEDPGGPEFLRTPLGGSFLVYESFLYRREKAAGEKVYWTCRDQARMGCRSRAITQGQRVTVMRGHCHPPDLGGLEALRQREKRPGAAQRGSPGGPEFLRTPLGGSFLVYESFLYRREKAAGEKVYWTCRDQARMGCRSRAITQGQRVMVMRRHCHPPDLGGLEALRQREQLPSPAQREGSGTLRPLEFLRTSLGGRFLVYESFLYRKEKAAGEKVYWMCRDQARLGCRSRAITQGQLVTVMRSHCHPPDLAGLEALRQRERLPSVAQQEDPEKMKLPPEVQVCIQPGSPESQQMCG, encoded by the exons ATGCCCCTGCCGGAGCCCAGCGAGCAGGAGGGCGAGAGTGTGAAGGCTGGCCAGGAGCCGTCCCCGGAATCCCCTGAGCCAGGCACAGATGTTGTCCTTGCAGCGCCCACAAAGCCCAAAGAGTTCTCCAAACTGGTCCTGCTGACGGCCTCCATGGAGAATGTGGATGGGGTGGACTCCCAGCCCAAAGGAGGGCACTGTGTCATGTCCCTGGAGATGTCTGGTCCTGACACACTGGCCAGGACCCCCCAGATCCTGCCAGTGGAGGACCAAGTGGGGGCAGCCCAGACAACCCCCCAGGCCCCTGAGCAGACATGCAGCAAGCCAGATACAG CAGCCCCCAAGCCCCTGGAGTTCCTGAGGACCCCTTTCGGGGGCCGCCTCCTGGTGCTCGAGTGCTTCCTGTACAAGCAGGAGAAGGCAGTGGGCGACAAAGTCTACTGGAAGTGCCGTGAGCACTGTGAGCTGGGCTGCCGGGGCCGGGCCATCACCCGAGGCCCACGGGCCACAGTGATGCGGGGCCACTGCCACCCGCCGGACGAGGAGGGCCTGGAGGCGCGGCGCCGGAGACAGAAACTGCCCGGCCCAGCCCTGCCTGAAGGCTTGGGGGTTCCAGAGGGCCCTCGGGGCCGAGTGGAAGAGCCGCTGGAAGGGGTGGGCCCATGGCTGTGCCCTGAGGAGCCAGAGCCCACCCCCGGGTTGGTGCTGAGCAAACCGGCCACAGAGGAGGATGAGGGGCTGCGAGCCCTGTCACTGCTGAGCTTGCCCCCCAAGAAACGCCCAACACTGGGGATCG GAGAACCCCGGCCCTTGGAGTTCCTGAGGACATGCTATGGGGGCAGCTTCCTGGTGCACCAGTCCTTCCTGTACAAGCGGGAGAAGGCCGTGGGGGACAAGGTTTACTGGACGTGCCGGGACCACGCACTGCACAGCTGCCGCAGCCGGGCCATCACCCAGGGCCAGCGGGTGACTGTGATGCGGGGCCACTGCCACCCGCCTGATGTGGAGGGCCTGGAAGCCCGGCGGCAGCAGGAGAAAGCCGTGGAAACGCTGCAGGCCAGGCCTGGTGGGCCTGGGGGCCAAGTGGACAAGCTGCTCCAAGGCGTGGACAGCCTGCTCTACCGCAGGGGGCCGGGGACTCTGACTCTCACCAGAGCCCGGCCTAGGAAGCGCACAAAAGTCCTTccggcccagccccaggccccgcaGGGATCCCCCACTGAGGACCCGGACGAGGACCCTG GAGGCCCTGAGTTCCTGAGGACCCCTCTGGGGGGCAGCTTCCTGGTGTACGAGTCCTTCCTCTACAGGAGGGAGAAGGCGGCCGGGGAGAAGGTGTATTGGACGTGCCGGGACCAGGCCCGCATGGGCTGCCGCAGCCGGGCCATCACGCAGGGCCAGCGGGTGACCGTGATGCGGGGCCACTGCCACCCGCCCGACCTGGGGGGCCTGGAGGCCCTGAGGCAGCGGGAGAAACGCCCAGGTGCGGCTCAGCGGGGGAGCCCAG GAGGCCCTGAGTTCCTGAGGACCCCTCTGGGGGGCAGCTTCCTGGTGTACGAGTCCTTCCTCTACAGGAGGGAGAAGGCGGCCGGGGAGAAGGTGTACTGGACGTGCCGGGACCAGGCCCGCATGGGCTGCCGCAGCCGGGCCATCACGCAGGGCCAGCGGGTGATGGTGATGCGCAGGCACTGCCACCCGCCCGACCTGGGGGGCCTGGAGGCCCTGAGGCAGCGGGAGCAGCTCCCCAGCCCGGCCCAGAGGGAAGGCTCAG GAACCCTCCGGCCTCTGGAGTTCCTGAGGACGTCCCTCGGGGGCAGGTTCCTGGTGTACGAGTCCTTCCTCTACAGGAAGGAGAAGGCAGCTGGGGAGAAGGTGTACTGGATGTGCCGGGACCAGGCCCGGCTGGGCTGCCGCAGCCGGGCCATCACACAGGGCCAGCTGGTGACGGTGATGCGTAGCCACTGCCACCCGCCCGACCTGGCAGGCCTGGAGGCCCTGAGGCAGCGGGAGAGGCTCCCCAGCGTGGCCCAGCAGGAGGACCCAG AGAAGATGAAACTTCCGCCGGAAGTGCAGGTGTGCATCCAGCCTGGCTCTCCGGAAAGCCAGCAGATGTGTGGGTAA
- the FLYWCH1 gene encoding FLYWCH-type zinc finger-containing protein 1 isoform X9: MPLPEPSEQEGESVKAGQEPSPESPEPGTDVVLAAPTKPKEFSKLVLLTASMENVDGVDSQPKGGHCVMSLEMSGPDTLARTPQILPVEDQVGAAQTTPQAPEQTCSKPDTAAPKPLEFLRTPFGGRLLVLECFLYKQEKAVGDKVYWKCREHCELGCRGRAITRGPRATVMRGHCHPPDEEGLEARRRRQKLPGPALPEGLGVPEGPRGRVEEPLEGVGPWLCPEEPEPTPGLVLSKPATEEDEGLRALSLLSLPPKKRPTLGIGEPRPLEFLRTCYGGSFLVHQSFLYKREKAVGDKVYWTCRDHALHSCRSRAITQGQRVTVMRGHCHPPDVEGLEARRQQEKAVETLQARPGGPGGQVDKLLQGVDSLLYRRGPGTLTLTRARPRKRTKVLPAQPQAPQGSPTEDPDEDPGGPEFLRTPLGGSFLVYESFLYRREKAAGEKVYWTCRDQARMGCRSRAITQGQRVTVMRGHCHPPDLGGLEALRQREKRPGAAQRGSPGGPEFLRTPLGGSFLVYESFLYRREKAAGEKVYWTCRDQARMGCRSRAITQGQRVMVMRRHCHPPDLGGLEALRQREQLPSPAQREGSGTLRPLEFLRTSLGGRFLVYESFLYRKEKAAGEKVYWMCRDQARLGCRSRAITQGQLVTVMRSHCHPPDLAGLEALRQRERLPSVAQQEDPEKMKLPPEVQVCIQPGSPESQQMCGKVEGTKRDSQSP, encoded by the exons ATGCCCCTGCCGGAGCCCAGCGAGCAGGAGGGCGAGAGTGTGAAGGCTGGCCAGGAGCCGTCCCCGGAATCCCCTGAGCCAGGCACAGATGTTGTCCTTGCAGCGCCCACAAAGCCCAAAGAGTTCTCCAAACTGGTCCTGCTGACGGCCTCCATGGAGAATGTGGATGGGGTGGACTCCCAGCCCAAAGGAGGGCACTGTGTCATGTCCCTGGAGATGTCTGGTCCTGACACACTGGCCAGGACCCCCCAGATCCTGCCAGTGGAGGACCAAGTGGGGGCAGCCCAGACAACCCCCCAGGCCCCTGAGCAGACATGCAGCAAGCCAGATACAG CAGCCCCCAAGCCCCTGGAGTTCCTGAGGACCCCTTTCGGGGGCCGCCTCCTGGTGCTCGAGTGCTTCCTGTACAAGCAGGAGAAGGCAGTGGGCGACAAAGTCTACTGGAAGTGCCGTGAGCACTGTGAGCTGGGCTGCCGGGGCCGGGCCATCACCCGAGGCCCACGGGCCACAGTGATGCGGGGCCACTGCCACCCGCCGGACGAGGAGGGCCTGGAGGCGCGGCGCCGGAGACAGAAACTGCCCGGCCCAGCCCTGCCTGAAGGCTTGGGGGTTCCAGAGGGCCCTCGGGGCCGAGTGGAAGAGCCGCTGGAAGGGGTGGGCCCATGGCTGTGCCCTGAGGAGCCAGAGCCCACCCCCGGGTTGGTGCTGAGCAAACCGGCCACAGAGGAGGATGAGGGGCTGCGAGCCCTGTCACTGCTGAGCTTGCCCCCCAAGAAACGCCCAACACTGGGGATCG GAGAACCCCGGCCCTTGGAGTTCCTGAGGACATGCTATGGGGGCAGCTTCCTGGTGCACCAGTCCTTCCTGTACAAGCGGGAGAAGGCCGTGGGGGACAAGGTTTACTGGACGTGCCGGGACCACGCACTGCACAGCTGCCGCAGCCGGGCCATCACCCAGGGCCAGCGGGTGACTGTGATGCGGGGCCACTGCCACCCGCCTGATGTGGAGGGCCTGGAAGCCCGGCGGCAGCAGGAGAAAGCCGTGGAAACGCTGCAGGCCAGGCCTGGTGGGCCTGGGGGCCAAGTGGACAAGCTGCTCCAAGGCGTGGACAGCCTGCTCTACCGCAGGGGGCCGGGGACTCTGACTCTCACCAGAGCCCGGCCTAGGAAGCGCACAAAAGTCCTTccggcccagccccaggccccgcaGGGATCCCCCACTGAGGACCCGGACGAGGACCCTG GAGGCCCTGAGTTCCTGAGGACCCCTCTGGGGGGCAGCTTCCTGGTGTACGAGTCCTTCCTCTACAGGAGGGAGAAGGCGGCCGGGGAGAAGGTGTATTGGACGTGCCGGGACCAGGCCCGCATGGGCTGCCGCAGCCGGGCCATCACGCAGGGCCAGCGGGTGACCGTGATGCGGGGCCACTGCCACCCGCCCGACCTGGGGGGCCTGGAGGCCCTGAGGCAGCGGGAGAAACGCCCAGGTGCGGCTCAGCGGGGGAGCCCAG GAGGCCCTGAGTTCCTGAGGACCCCTCTGGGGGGCAGCTTCCTGGTGTACGAGTCCTTCCTCTACAGGAGGGAGAAGGCGGCCGGGGAGAAGGTGTACTGGACGTGCCGGGACCAGGCCCGCATGGGCTGCCGCAGCCGGGCCATCACGCAGGGCCAGCGGGTGATGGTGATGCGCAGGCACTGCCACCCGCCCGACCTGGGGGGCCTGGAGGCCCTGAGGCAGCGGGAGCAGCTCCCCAGCCCGGCCCAGAGGGAAGGCTCAG GAACCCTCCGGCCTCTGGAGTTCCTGAGGACGTCCCTCGGGGGCAGGTTCCTGGTGTACGAGTCCTTCCTCTACAGGAAGGAGAAGGCAGCTGGGGAGAAGGTGTACTGGATGTGCCGGGACCAGGCCCGGCTGGGCTGCCGCAGCCGGGCCATCACACAGGGCCAGCTGGTGACGGTGATGCGTAGCCACTGCCACCCGCCCGACCTGGCAGGCCTGGAGGCCCTGAGGCAGCGGGAGAGGCTCCCCAGCGTGGCCCAGCAGGAGGACCCAG AGAAGATGAAACTTCCGCCGGAAGTGCAGGTGTGCATCCAGCCTGGCTCTCCGGAAAGCCAGCAGATGTGTGG GAAGGTGGAAGGTACAAAACGGGACAGCCAGTCCCCGTGA
- the FLYWCH1 gene encoding FLYWCH-type zinc finger-containing protein 1 isoform X4, whose product MPLPEPSEQEGESVKAGQEPSPESPEPGTDVVLAAPTKPKEFSKLVLLTASMENVDGVDSQPKGGHCVMSLEMSGPDTLARTPQILPVEDQVGAAQTTPQAPEQTCSKPDTAAPKPLEFLRTPFGGRLLVLECFLYKQEKAVGDKVYWKCREHCELGCRGRAITRGPRATVMRGHCHPPDEEGLEARRRRQKLPGPALPEGLGVPEGPRGRVEEPLEGVGPWLCPEEPEPTPGLVLSKPATEEDEGLRALSLLSLPPKKRPTLGIGEPRPLEFLRTCYGGSFLVHQSFLYKREKAVGDKVYWTCRDHALHSCRSRAITQGQRVTVMRGHCHPPDVEGLEARRQQEKAVETLQARPGGPGGQVDKLLQGVDSLLYRRGPGTLTLTRARPRKRTKVLPAQPQAPQGSPTEDPDEDPGGPEFLRTPLGGSFLVYESFLYRREKAAGEKVYWTCRDQARMGCRSRAITQGQRVTVMRGHCHPPDLGGLEALRQREKRPGAAQRGSPGGPEFLRTPLGGSFLVYESFLYRREKAAGEKVYWTCRDQARMGCRSRAITQGQRVMVMRRHCHPPDLGGLEALRQREQLPSPAQREGSGTLRPLEFLRTSLGGRFLVYESFLYRKEKAAGEKVYWMCRDQARLGCRSRAITQGQLVTVMRSHCHPPDLAGLEALRQRERLPSVAQQEDPEKMKLPPEVQVCIQPGSPESQQMCGAGGLHVSSRVSQEPCFGGVSEQANKSARSWRLAGVRDLGQKVRPTKELKKRLSTKRPLPCAAAPSCKHPSIFRA is encoded by the exons ATGCCCCTGCCGGAGCCCAGCGAGCAGGAGGGCGAGAGTGTGAAGGCTGGCCAGGAGCCGTCCCCGGAATCCCCTGAGCCAGGCACAGATGTTGTCCTTGCAGCGCCCACAAAGCCCAAAGAGTTCTCCAAACTGGTCCTGCTGACGGCCTCCATGGAGAATGTGGATGGGGTGGACTCCCAGCCCAAAGGAGGGCACTGTGTCATGTCCCTGGAGATGTCTGGTCCTGACACACTGGCCAGGACCCCCCAGATCCTGCCAGTGGAGGACCAAGTGGGGGCAGCCCAGACAACCCCCCAGGCCCCTGAGCAGACATGCAGCAAGCCAGATACAG CAGCCCCCAAGCCCCTGGAGTTCCTGAGGACCCCTTTCGGGGGCCGCCTCCTGGTGCTCGAGTGCTTCCTGTACAAGCAGGAGAAGGCAGTGGGCGACAAAGTCTACTGGAAGTGCCGTGAGCACTGTGAGCTGGGCTGCCGGGGCCGGGCCATCACCCGAGGCCCACGGGCCACAGTGATGCGGGGCCACTGCCACCCGCCGGACGAGGAGGGCCTGGAGGCGCGGCGCCGGAGACAGAAACTGCCCGGCCCAGCCCTGCCTGAAGGCTTGGGGGTTCCAGAGGGCCCTCGGGGCCGAGTGGAAGAGCCGCTGGAAGGGGTGGGCCCATGGCTGTGCCCTGAGGAGCCAGAGCCCACCCCCGGGTTGGTGCTGAGCAAACCGGCCACAGAGGAGGATGAGGGGCTGCGAGCCCTGTCACTGCTGAGCTTGCCCCCCAAGAAACGCCCAACACTGGGGATCG GAGAACCCCGGCCCTTGGAGTTCCTGAGGACATGCTATGGGGGCAGCTTCCTGGTGCACCAGTCCTTCCTGTACAAGCGGGAGAAGGCCGTGGGGGACAAGGTTTACTGGACGTGCCGGGACCACGCACTGCACAGCTGCCGCAGCCGGGCCATCACCCAGGGCCAGCGGGTGACTGTGATGCGGGGCCACTGCCACCCGCCTGATGTGGAGGGCCTGGAAGCCCGGCGGCAGCAGGAGAAAGCCGTGGAAACGCTGCAGGCCAGGCCTGGTGGGCCTGGGGGCCAAGTGGACAAGCTGCTCCAAGGCGTGGACAGCCTGCTCTACCGCAGGGGGCCGGGGACTCTGACTCTCACCAGAGCCCGGCCTAGGAAGCGCACAAAAGTCCTTccggcccagccccaggccccgcaGGGATCCCCCACTGAGGACCCGGACGAGGACCCTG GAGGCCCTGAGTTCCTGAGGACCCCTCTGGGGGGCAGCTTCCTGGTGTACGAGTCCTTCCTCTACAGGAGGGAGAAGGCGGCCGGGGAGAAGGTGTATTGGACGTGCCGGGACCAGGCCCGCATGGGCTGCCGCAGCCGGGCCATCACGCAGGGCCAGCGGGTGACCGTGATGCGGGGCCACTGCCACCCGCCCGACCTGGGGGGCCTGGAGGCCCTGAGGCAGCGGGAGAAACGCCCAGGTGCGGCTCAGCGGGGGAGCCCAG GAGGCCCTGAGTTCCTGAGGACCCCTCTGGGGGGCAGCTTCCTGGTGTACGAGTCCTTCCTCTACAGGAGGGAGAAGGCGGCCGGGGAGAAGGTGTACTGGACGTGCCGGGACCAGGCCCGCATGGGCTGCCGCAGCCGGGCCATCACGCAGGGCCAGCGGGTGATGGTGATGCGCAGGCACTGCCACCCGCCCGACCTGGGGGGCCTGGAGGCCCTGAGGCAGCGGGAGCAGCTCCCCAGCCCGGCCCAGAGGGAAGGCTCAG GAACCCTCCGGCCTCTGGAGTTCCTGAGGACGTCCCTCGGGGGCAGGTTCCTGGTGTACGAGTCCTTCCTCTACAGGAAGGAGAAGGCAGCTGGGGAGAAGGTGTACTGGATGTGCCGGGACCAGGCCCGGCTGGGCTGCCGCAGCCGGGCCATCACACAGGGCCAGCTGGTGACGGTGATGCGTAGCCACTGCCACCCGCCCGACCTGGCAGGCCTGGAGGCCCTGAGGCAGCGGGAGAGGCTCCCCAGCGTGGCCCAGCAGGAGGACCCAG AGAAGATGAAACTTCCGCCGGAAGTGCAGGTGTGCATCCAGCCTGGCTCTCCGGAAAGCCAGCAGATGTGTGG TGCTGGTGGCCTTCACGTTTCCTCGAGGGTCTCCCAGGAGCCCTGCTTTGGTGGTGTCTCCGAGCAGGCAAACAAGAGTGCCAGGAGCTGGCGGCTTGCAGGTGTGCGTGACCTGGGGCAAAAGGTCCGGCCCACGAAAGAGCTGAAGAAGCGTCTTTCCACAAAGAGGCCTCTTCCCTGCGCTGCTGCTCCCAGCTGCAAGCACCCATCCATTTTCAGAGCGTGA
- the FLYWCH1 gene encoding FLYWCH-type zinc finger-containing protein 1 isoform X8, whose protein sequence is MPLPEPSEQEGESVKAGQEPSPESPEPGTDVVLAAPTKPKEFSKLVLLTASMENVDGVDSQPKGGHCVMSLEMSGPDTLARTPQILPVEDQVGAAQTTPQAPEQTCSKPDTAAPKPLEFLRTPFGGRLLVLECFLYKQEKAVGDKVYWKCREHCELGCRGRAITRGPRATVMRGHCHPPDEEGLEARRRRQKLPGPALPEGLGVPEGPRGRVEEPLEGVGPWLCPEEPEPTPGLVLSKPATEEDEGLRALSLLSLPPKKRPTLGIGEPRPLEFLRTCYGGSFLVHQSFLYKREKAVGDKVYWTCRDHALHSCRSRAITQGQRVTVMRGHCHPPDVEGLEARRQQEKAVETLQARPGGPGGQVDKLLQGVDSLLYRRGPGTLTLTRARPRKRTKVLPAQPQAPQGSPTEDPDEDPGGPEFLRTPLGGSFLVYESFLYRREKAAGEKVYWTCRDQARMGCRSRAITQGQRVTVMRGHCHPPDLGGLEALRQREKRPGAAQRGSPGGPEFLRTPLGGSFLVYESFLYRREKAAGEKVYWTCRDQARMGCRSRAITQGQRVMVMRRHCHPPDLGGLEALRQREQLPSPAQREGSGTLRPLEFLRTSLGGRFLVYESFLYRKEKAAGEKVYWMCRDQARLGCRSRAITQGQLVTVMRSHCHPPDLAGLEALRQRERLPSVAQQEDPEKMKLPPEVQVCIQPGSPESQQMCGRMKPEISNTKKVGKLLSI, encoded by the exons ATGCCCCTGCCGGAGCCCAGCGAGCAGGAGGGCGAGAGTGTGAAGGCTGGCCAGGAGCCGTCCCCGGAATCCCCTGAGCCAGGCACAGATGTTGTCCTTGCAGCGCCCACAAAGCCCAAAGAGTTCTCCAAACTGGTCCTGCTGACGGCCTCCATGGAGAATGTGGATGGGGTGGACTCCCAGCCCAAAGGAGGGCACTGTGTCATGTCCCTGGAGATGTCTGGTCCTGACACACTGGCCAGGACCCCCCAGATCCTGCCAGTGGAGGACCAAGTGGGGGCAGCCCAGACAACCCCCCAGGCCCCTGAGCAGACATGCAGCAAGCCAGATACAG CAGCCCCCAAGCCCCTGGAGTTCCTGAGGACCCCTTTCGGGGGCCGCCTCCTGGTGCTCGAGTGCTTCCTGTACAAGCAGGAGAAGGCAGTGGGCGACAAAGTCTACTGGAAGTGCCGTGAGCACTGTGAGCTGGGCTGCCGGGGCCGGGCCATCACCCGAGGCCCACGGGCCACAGTGATGCGGGGCCACTGCCACCCGCCGGACGAGGAGGGCCTGGAGGCGCGGCGCCGGAGACAGAAACTGCCCGGCCCAGCCCTGCCTGAAGGCTTGGGGGTTCCAGAGGGCCCTCGGGGCCGAGTGGAAGAGCCGCTGGAAGGGGTGGGCCCATGGCTGTGCCCTGAGGAGCCAGAGCCCACCCCCGGGTTGGTGCTGAGCAAACCGGCCACAGAGGAGGATGAGGGGCTGCGAGCCCTGTCACTGCTGAGCTTGCCCCCCAAGAAACGCCCAACACTGGGGATCG GAGAACCCCGGCCCTTGGAGTTCCTGAGGACATGCTATGGGGGCAGCTTCCTGGTGCACCAGTCCTTCCTGTACAAGCGGGAGAAGGCCGTGGGGGACAAGGTTTACTGGACGTGCCGGGACCACGCACTGCACAGCTGCCGCAGCCGGGCCATCACCCAGGGCCAGCGGGTGACTGTGATGCGGGGCCACTGCCACCCGCCTGATGTGGAGGGCCTGGAAGCCCGGCGGCAGCAGGAGAAAGCCGTGGAAACGCTGCAGGCCAGGCCTGGTGGGCCTGGGGGCCAAGTGGACAAGCTGCTCCAAGGCGTGGACAGCCTGCTCTACCGCAGGGGGCCGGGGACTCTGACTCTCACCAGAGCCCGGCCTAGGAAGCGCACAAAAGTCCTTccggcccagccccaggccccgcaGGGATCCCCCACTGAGGACCCGGACGAGGACCCTG GAGGCCCTGAGTTCCTGAGGACCCCTCTGGGGGGCAGCTTCCTGGTGTACGAGTCCTTCCTCTACAGGAGGGAGAAGGCGGCCGGGGAGAAGGTGTATTGGACGTGCCGGGACCAGGCCCGCATGGGCTGCCGCAGCCGGGCCATCACGCAGGGCCAGCGGGTGACCGTGATGCGGGGCCACTGCCACCCGCCCGACCTGGGGGGCCTGGAGGCCCTGAGGCAGCGGGAGAAACGCCCAGGTGCGGCTCAGCGGGGGAGCCCAG GAGGCCCTGAGTTCCTGAGGACCCCTCTGGGGGGCAGCTTCCTGGTGTACGAGTCCTTCCTCTACAGGAGGGAGAAGGCGGCCGGGGAGAAGGTGTACTGGACGTGCCGGGACCAGGCCCGCATGGGCTGCCGCAGCCGGGCCATCACGCAGGGCCAGCGGGTGATGGTGATGCGCAGGCACTGCCACCCGCCCGACCTGGGGGGCCTGGAGGCCCTGAGGCAGCGGGAGCAGCTCCCCAGCCCGGCCCAGAGGGAAGGCTCAG GAACCCTCCGGCCTCTGGAGTTCCTGAGGACGTCCCTCGGGGGCAGGTTCCTGGTGTACGAGTCCTTCCTCTACAGGAAGGAGAAGGCAGCTGGGGAGAAGGTGTACTGGATGTGCCGGGACCAGGCCCGGCTGGGCTGCCGCAGCCGGGCCATCACACAGGGCCAGCTGGTGACGGTGATGCGTAGCCACTGCCACCCGCCCGACCTGGCAGGCCTGGAGGCCCTGAGGCAGCGGGAGAGGCTCCCCAGCGTGGCCCAGCAGGAGGACCCAG AGAAGATGAAACTTCCGCCGGAAGTGCAGGTGTGCATCCAGCCTGGCTCTCCGGAAAGCCAGCAGATGTGTGG CAGAATGAAGCCAGAAATCAGCAACACAAAGAAAGTTGGGAAACTTTTAAGTATCTGA